From a single Cydia amplana chromosome 22, ilCydAmpl1.1, whole genome shotgun sequence genomic region:
- the LOC134658486 gene encoding uncharacterized protein LOC134658486 codes for MDYITKPIQQELPWNPLYADDIALVSKCAEDLQTTLTKWITTLENAGLRVSRSKTEHLECNYSNVANRCNLYYPDGTQVPKVNQFKYLGSVITNDANVEVDVSHRINIAWQKWRTLTGVLCDPRMPIRTKGKVYKTAVRPAMLYGAECWPVKETHVKKLHVAEMKMLRWSGGVTRIDKIRNEFIRGSFKVTPVSEKLTETRLRWYGHVMRRDDDHVVQKALALPECKKGKGRPPLTWWTSMAKLLEKTQLPDPTTEDRSSWRLKIRRADPT; via the coding sequence ATGGATTATATCACGAAACCCATTCAGCAGGAACTACCTTGGAACCCCCTATATGCCGACGACATCGCGCTTGTTTCCAAATGTGCCGAAGACCTGCAAACAACTCTAACCAAATGGATCACTACTTTAGAAAACGCGGGACTCCGAGTAAGTAGATCGAAAACCGAACATCTTGAATGCAACTATAGCAATGTGGCAAACAGATGCAATCTCTACTACCCGGATGGAACACAAGTACCAAAAGTTAACCAATTTAAATATCTAGGCTCGGTTATAACAAATGACGCGAATGTAGAAGTAGACGTTTCCCACAGAATCAATATCGCATGGCAAAAATGGCGGACACTCACCGGAGTCCTTTGTGATCCACGAATGCCCATACGTACAAAGGGCAAGGTATACAAAACTGCAGTGAGACCAGCAATGCTATATGGGGCTGAATGCTGGCCCGTTAAAGAAACACACGTCAAAAAGTTACATGTGGCCGAAATGAAAATGCTTAGATGGTCAGGTGGAGTTACAAGAATAGATAAGATACGAAACGAATTTATTCGAGGCAGCTTCAAAGTCACTCCCGTCTCCGAAAAACTTACGGAAACCCGCCTAAGGTGGTACGGCCATGTTATGCGGAGAGACGACGACCATGTCGTGCAAAAAGCGCTGGCTCTGCCTGAATGCAAAAAAGGTAAAGGACGGCCCCCTCTGACGTGGTGGACGAGTATGGCCAAACTATTAGAAAAAACCCAACTACCCGACCCGACAACTGAAGACAGATCGTCTTGGCGCCTAAAGAtaaggagagccgaccccaccTAA